One genomic window of Desulfurococcus mucosus DSM 2162 includes the following:
- a CDS encoding CDC48 family AAA ATPase, giving the protein MSTQRKGEKSIKLRVAEARQRDIGRKIARIDRETMAKLGVSLGDFIEVTGPKGSEIVKVWQAYPEDEGSGLIRIDGFVRRKIGVSPGDYVTVKPVYVEPATRVVLAPVGDLPVYGDLAPYLKKQLLGNPVKRGDIVEAPIFGMLLRFAVTSTQPPSVVYITENTHVEVKTEPVRPEALGEGVSRVTWEDIGDLEEAKQKIREIVELPMKYPELFEHLGIEPPKGILLYGPPGTGKTLLAKALANEIGAYFITINGPEIMSKFYGESEERLRKIFEEAQANAPAVIFIDEIDSIAPKREEVTGEVEKRVVAQLLTLMDGLKERGKVIVIGATNRPDAIDPALRRPGRFDREIEIPPPDKRARKEILAVHTRNMPLTEDVDLDKIADMTHGYTGADIAALAKEAAMNALRRFMKEEGIEIEKGQPIPAEKLEKLKVTMEDFLVAMKSVQPSLIREVFVEVPNVRWDDIGGLDDVKQELREAIEWPMKYPGVFEKMGIEPPKGILLFGPPGTGKTLLAKAVATESGANFIAIRGPEVLSKWVGESEKAIRQIFRRARMVAPAVVFFDEIDSIAGVRGSDPSGVTDRIVNQMLTELDGIQPLRKVVVIAATNRPDLLDPALLRPGRFDRLIYVPPPDYNARLQIFKVHTRKMPLGEDVNLEELARKTEGYTGADIAAVCREASMIALRENYAATGRLDVTKIGMSHFMKALEKIPPSLSRSDIEMYERLARELKRVSGSGSFKRLSLTYG; this is encoded by the coding sequence ATGAGTACCCAGAGAAAGGGGGAGAAATCAATCAAGCTACGGGTTGCTGAGGCGAGGCAGAGAGACATAGGTAGGAAGATAGCGAGGATAGATAGGGAGACCATGGCGAAGCTAGGGGTGTCACTAGGCGACTTCATAGAGGTGACGGGGCCCAAGGGCAGTGAGATCGTCAAGGTGTGGCAGGCTTACCCGGAGGATGAGGGCAGCGGATTGATAAGGATAGATGGATTCGTTAGGAGGAAGATAGGTGTGTCTCCGGGAGACTATGTAACGGTTAAACCAGTATACGTGGAGCCGGCCACCAGGGTTGTGCTAGCACCAGTAGGGGATCTACCGGTTTACGGCGACCTAGCACCATACCTTAAGAAGCAGCTCCTAGGGAACCCGGTTAAGAGGGGTGATATCGTTGAGGCACCCATCTTCGGCATGCTCTTAAGGTTTGCAGTCACGAGTACGCAGCCGCCCTCCGTGGTGTACATCACGGAGAACACTCATGTGGAAGTGAAGACTGAGCCCGTTAGACCTGAGGCTCTAGGGGAAGGCGTGTCAAGGGTGACATGGGAGGACATAGGCGACCTCGAGGAGGCTAAGCAGAAAATCAGGGAAATAGTGGAGCTCCCAATGAAGTACCCGGAGCTATTCGAACACCTCGGCATAGAGCCTCCGAAAGGCATACTGCTCTATGGTCCGCCAGGCACAGGTAAAACCCTCCTAGCGAAAGCCCTCGCCAACGAGATAGGTGCTTACTTCATAACTATCAATGGGCCGGAGATAATGAGCAAGTTCTACGGTGAATCAGAGGAGAGGCTTAGAAAGATCTTTGAGGAGGCCCAGGCCAATGCACCGGCAGTAATATTCATTGATGAAATAGACAGCATAGCACCTAAACGCGAAGAGGTAACCGGTGAAGTCGAGAAAAGAGTTGTAGCACAATTGCTGACCCTGATGGATGGATTAAAGGAGAGGGGGAAGGTAATAGTCATAGGGGCAACCAACAGGCCTGACGCCATTGATCCAGCGTTGAGGAGGCCTGGCAGATTCGACAGGGAGATAGAGATACCTCCACCAGATAAGAGGGCTAGGAAGGAGATCCTCGCTGTTCACACAAGGAACATGCCTCTCACCGAGGACGTCGACCTCGATAAAATAGCCGATATGACGCACGGCTACACTGGTGCCGATATAGCTGCACTCGCGAAAGAAGCCGCGATGAATGCCCTGCGGAGGTTCATGAAGGAGGAAGGCATTGAGATAGAGAAGGGGCAGCCTATACCCGCCGAGAAACTCGAGAAGTTAAAGGTCACAATGGAGGACTTCCTGGTAGCAATGAAGAGCGTGCAGCCATCGCTGATAAGAGAAGTATTCGTTGAAGTACCCAATGTACGCTGGGACGACATAGGTGGACTCGACGATGTCAAGCAGGAGCTACGTGAGGCCATCGAGTGGCCTATGAAGTATCCAGGGGTCTTCGAGAAGATGGGTATAGAGCCGCCGAAAGGCATACTGCTATTCGGTCCGCCAGGCACAGGTAAAACCCTCCTAGCGAAAGCTGTTGCAACCGAGAGCGGCGCCAACTTCATAGCTATAAGGGGACCCGAGGTGTTGAGCAAGTGGGTTGGGGAATCCGAGAAAGCCATCCGCCAAATATTCAGGAGGGCTAGGATGGTTGCGCCAGCCGTCGTCTTCTTCGACGAGATAGATAGTATAGCAGGCGTCCGTGGAAGCGATCCAAGCGGGGTAACCGACAGGATAGTGAACCAGATGCTGACGGAGCTCGACGGCATACAGCCGCTGAGGAAGGTCGTCGTTATAGCAGCCACTAACAGGCCGGATCTACTTGACCCAGCCCTCCTGAGGCCGGGTAGGTTCGACCGCCTCATATATGTGCCGCCACCAGACTACAATGCGAGGCTGCAGATATTCAAGGTTCACACGAGGAAGATGCCTCTAGGCGAGGACGTTAACCTGGAGGAGCTTGCTAGAAAAACCGAGGGATACACTGGCGCCGACATAGCCGCTGTCTGCAGGGAGGCATCAATGATAGCTCTCAGGGAAAATTACGCGGCCACCGGCAGGCTCGACGTCACCAAGATCGGGATGAGCCACTTCATGAAGGCACTTGAGAAAATACCTCCATCCCTCAGCAGGAGCGACATAGAGATGTATGAGCGGCTTGCAAGGGAGCTGAAGAGGGTTAGCGGCAGTGGATCCTTTAAGAGGCTCTCGCTGACCTATGGTTGA
- a CDS encoding KaiC domain-containing protein — MVERVKTGVPGLDEILNGGIPRRNVVLLSGGPGTGKTILALQFLWSGLQLGEPGIYVALEEHPVQVRVNMRGFGWDTRQFEQEGKFAVIDAFTGGIGEAAKREKYVVKETDSVEELIDVLRTAIREVNAQRVVVDSVSTLYLLKPSIARNVVLQLKKVLSGMGTTSLLVSQVSVTERGFGGPGVEHAADGIIRLDLDEVDGELVRSIIIWKMRGTSHSMKRHVMEITDKGIVVHPDKVLKTRRYVLMQE, encoded by the coding sequence ATGGTTGAAAGAGTTAAAACAGGTGTCCCCGGGCTCGACGAGATACTCAACGGCGGCATACCGAGGAGGAATGTCGTATTGTTGAGCGGGGGGCCTGGCACAGGTAAAACCATTCTAGCCCTCCAGTTTCTCTGGAGCGGGCTCCAGCTCGGTGAGCCAGGCATATATGTTGCGCTTGAAGAGCACCCTGTCCAGGTACGTGTGAATATGCGGGGATTCGGCTGGGATACCCGGCAGTTCGAGCAGGAAGGTAAGTTCGCCGTGATAGACGCGTTCACAGGGGGGATAGGTGAGGCGGCTAAACGCGAGAAGTATGTTGTGAAGGAGACGGACAGCGTGGAGGAGCTTATAGATGTATTGAGGACTGCGATCAGGGAGGTGAACGCTCAGAGAGTCGTGGTCGACAGCGTGTCAACGCTATACCTGCTTAAACCCTCGATAGCGAGGAACGTGGTGCTCCAGTTGAAGAAGGTATTGTCAGGCATGGGGACCACGAGCCTACTGGTCTCCCAGGTGTCCGTGACGGAAAGGGGCTTCGGCGGCCCAGGCGTGGAGCACGCGGCTGACGGAATAATTAGGCTCGACCTCGATGAGGTGGACGGCGAACTAGTTAGGAGCATAATCATCTGGAAGATGAGGGGGACTAGTCACAGCATGAAGAGGCATGTAATGGAGATAACGGATAAGGGTATAGTAGTGCACCCTGATAAGGTTCTGAAGACCCGTAGATACGTGTTGATGCAGGAGTAG
- a CDS encoding transcriptional regulator, which produces MSGETTPGEKTQVGGAQGSSGEVIDLTNVPLKPLGKREISQLEMALIIGTLYRPEILELIRDPVERSTWVDSLAVAAGAYARMKAGLPVSQIAEELGRSETTIRSHLNMKTKAGKLVHETYEKLKKGELKLVVPFIRTPVAGCEEQVKALEGELEKQRNRLKELEAKISELTEAVKQREEEIQGLRSGAEALKRELEERVKELESCRSNVDSMRKTLEDAARLLQEALSMLQHVANHG; this is translated from the coding sequence ATGAGTGGGGAAACCACTCCTGGAGAGAAGACACAGGTGGGCGGGGCCCAGGGCAGTAGTGGGGAGGTTATCGACTTAACGAATGTACCGTTGAAGCCGCTGGGTAAACGCGAGATAAGCCAGCTGGAGATGGCTTTAATAATAGGCACACTCTACAGACCCGAGATCCTCGAGTTGATCCGGGACCCGGTTGAGAGATCCACGTGGGTCGACAGCCTTGCAGTAGCGGCAGGCGCCTACGCTAGGATGAAGGCAGGCCTGCCAGTCAGTCAGATAGCGGAGGAGCTCGGTAGAAGCGAGACCACTATAAGAAGCCATTTAAACATGAAGACCAAGGCTGGAAAACTGGTTCATGAGACGTATGAGAAGCTCAAGAAGGGTGAGTTAAAGCTAGTTGTTCCATTTATCAGGACACCCGTGGCCGGCTGTGAGGAACAGGTGAAGGCCCTGGAGGGTGAACTCGAGAAGCAGAGGAACAGGTTGAAGGAGCTCGAGGCAAAGATAAGTGAACTCACGGAGGCTGTCAAGCAGAGGGAGGAAGAGATACAGGGCCTTAGAAGCGGGGCAGAGGCCTTGAAACGGGAGCTAGAGGAGAGGGTGAAGGAACTGGAGTCCTGCAGGAGCAACGTGGACTCCATGAGGAAGACGCTGGAGGACGCGGCGAGACTCCTCCAGGAGGCTCTCAGCATGCTTCAACACGTAGCGAACCATGGTTAG
- a CDS encoding KaiC domain-containing protein: MNTERIPSGVPGLDELIDGGIPRGFMVAVVGEPGTGKTAMSIQFIAKGLETGDKAVYVTTEESRESILRQAERFNIGLKPYIEEGRLVVVDALMGEYGDVWSLKELDVEELVSTVIEAKKYLGPGHARLVVDSMSAFWLDKPAMARKYSYHVKRVLSKWGFTMLVTSQYAVTTQLGFGFGIEHVADGVIRLRKSVVKGFLKRFLVIEKMRLTNHDQRVFEIEVVDGVGVRVNGPVKASRWDLALPPDVVARLIESGFDRLEYEG, from the coding sequence TTGAACACAGAGAGAATACCTTCAGGAGTACCAGGGCTGGATGAACTGATAGATGGCGGCATACCCAGAGGCTTCATGGTGGCTGTCGTAGGGGAGCCTGGCACAGGTAAGACTGCTATGTCTATTCAATTCATTGCGAAAGGGCTTGAAACAGGCGATAAAGCCGTGTATGTTACAACGGAGGAGTCAAGGGAAAGCATACTCAGGCAGGCCGAAAGGTTCAACATAGGTTTAAAACCATATATCGAGGAGGGCAGGCTAGTAGTGGTGGATGCATTAATGGGCGAGTACGGCGATGTATGGAGCCTGAAAGAGCTGGATGTGGAGGAACTAGTGTCCACGGTGATCGAGGCGAAGAAATACCTCGGCCCCGGGCATGCGAGACTAGTAGTGGACTCCATGAGTGCCTTCTGGCTCGACAAACCAGCCATGGCCAGGAAGTACAGCTACCATGTGAAACGCGTCCTGAGTAAATGGGGGTTCACAATGCTGGTTACAAGCCAGTACGCCGTGACAACACAGCTCGGATTCGGCTTCGGCATAGAGCACGTGGCCGACGGGGTTATAAGGCTCCGCAAGAGCGTTGTTAAAGGATTCCTCAAGAGATTCCTGGTTATTGAGAAGATGAGGTTGACGAACCATGATCAACGCGTCTTTGAAATAGAGGTCGTGGACGGCGTCGGCGTACGCGTGAACGGCCCGGTGAAAGCATCCAGGTGGGATCTAGCCCTCCCACCAGATGTTGTTGCAAGACTCATAGAGAGCGGGTTCGACAGGCTGGAGTATGAGGGCTAG
- a CDS encoding TatD family hydrolase produces the protein MSESSTSGVCNMIIDAHIHCHELGRDELSRYAGRYILVCVSDDPASSRATLELAEEYKGVTPCIGIHPWNVKNHGLSDLRSLLKEAVERGVKCLGEVGLDKRFTPESFSRQLEFFREIAGYAREYGFALNIHAAGAWREVFEEVYGRDLDKVYFHWYTGPLDLLNNIVEAGYYVGLNPAWRLQAKHREVIASVPLRNVLTESDAPYEYRGLKMTPEMITGSLELLASIHGVSVEEVESTIWGNYVKILGA, from the coding sequence GTGAGCGAATCATCCACGAGCGGTGTCTGCAACATGATTATTGATGCACACATCCACTGCCACGAGCTCGGGAGGGATGAGTTATCCAGGTATGCGGGGAGATACATCCTTGTATGCGTCTCCGATGATCCTGCCTCAAGCAGGGCTACATTGGAGCTTGCAGAAGAGTATAAGGGCGTGACCCCGTGTATAGGCATCCACCCCTGGAACGTTAAGAACCATGGTTTAAGCGATTTAAGAAGCCTGCTGAAGGAGGCTGTTGAAAGAGGCGTCAAATGCCTCGGCGAGGTAGGGCTTGACAAGCGTTTCACACCTGAGTCCTTCAGTAGGCAACTAGAGTTCTTCAGAGAGATAGCGGGATACGCTAGGGAATACGGCTTCGCCTTGAACATACATGCTGCAGGAGCATGGAGGGAAGTATTCGAGGAAGTGTATGGAAGAGACCTGGATAAAGTCTACTTCCACTGGTACACAGGCCCCCTAGACCTGTTGAACAACATAGTTGAAGCAGGCTACTACGTGGGGTTGAACCCGGCGTGGCGGCTGCAGGCGAAGCACAGGGAGGTAATAGCATCGGTACCCTTGAGAAACGTGCTGACTGAAAGCGATGCCCCCTACGAGTACCGGGGCTTGAAGATGACTCCAGAAATGATCACGGGGTCGTTGGAGCTCCTGGCATCAATACACGGTGTAAGTGTTGAGGAGGTTGAATCCACTATATGGGGCAATTACGTAAAAATCCTGGGCGCCTAG
- a CDS encoding tRNA(Met) cytidine acetyltransferase TmcA — MGKAVPASFLKFLTQCGKAAGKLVKHRVRGMIVISGSSPEKLASLSARLISFYLKKWRRLDKGRPGFTGLYVYHDEFDDALVMREEFEKLVRGVKNLDMQFTIYEKSDKYLGATVSVLVMDLTHDLKPNDLGRLIGIVEGGGIIILLTPPWDKWDEAKTIFKMNLTVPQYPEPRHIFIKWVKKHLLEFDGIGIYDADGNRVLKKLELKSEFKPYERKITIPEDSLFPSEIYEHALTMDQVRVLKIMEEFYEKPKPGKKKVFVLIADRGRGKSCAIGIGAVGLIHLLRKIKPKPRILVTAPEPGNIQSLMALAMRVLDKLGYRYEVIKREGYVIELRSDKFSIEYWEPLAIPRINGDVVIVDEAAGIHVPLLYKIWESHRRIVFSSTIHGYEGAGRGFSVRFLKKIKSDENTILYEYEMTEPIRYNYGDPIEEWQFKTLLLDAEPADLSEEDLRDIEAGNLTYVKYEPEELFSREDELRQLFGIYVLAHYRNEPDDLGMIADAPHHTVRAVKTSSGRIVCAVQIAREGPIDDETALELLKGSKIPGNIIPDRFLKHLRYMDFAKTTGWRIVRIATHPAVQGKGIGSWVLGKIKEEAAELGLDWVGSGFGVNEQLLRFWVKNGYVPVHISPDRNPVSGEYTVLVIQPISEVALKLVEKARGEFKLKMLNSIPVNYREMEPEIALMFLDSEPYVYREKPLHLFTPVTLDRLWTYCQGPMTFEAAADIMFKLARIHWLISPESRPKLTRLQEVVLLAKALQGLTWDELHGVTRVPVKELQKEGHEIACTYFKYLTGLNPDEYTPGVRDYSYGFSELSF; from the coding sequence TTGGGTAAGGCTGTGCCTGCATCGTTTCTAAAGTTTCTGACACAGTGTGGGAAGGCAGCCGGTAAACTTGTGAAGCACCGGGTTAGAGGAATGATCGTGATCTCGGGATCCAGCCCTGAGAAGCTGGCATCCCTATCCGCCAGGCTGATCTCGTTTTACCTGAAGAAGTGGCGGAGACTAGATAAGGGGAGACCCGGGTTCACTGGTCTCTACGTGTACCATGACGAGTTCGACGACGCCCTCGTCATGCGTGAAGAATTCGAGAAATTGGTCAGGGGTGTGAAGAACCTGGACATGCAGTTCACGATTTACGAGAAGAGCGATAAGTATCTTGGTGCAACCGTCTCCGTGCTCGTCATGGATCTAACACACGACTTGAAGCCCAATGACCTTGGGAGGCTTATAGGCATAGTCGAGGGAGGAGGCATAATCATCCTGCTGACCCCGCCCTGGGACAAGTGGGATGAGGCGAAAACCATATTCAAGATGAACCTGACGGTTCCACAATACCCTGAGCCAAGGCACATATTCATTAAATGGGTGAAGAAGCACCTCTTAGAGTTCGATGGCATCGGCATATATGATGCCGACGGCAACCGGGTGCTGAAGAAGCTGGAGTTGAAGAGCGAGTTCAAGCCCTACGAGAGGAAGATCACCATACCCGAGGACTCACTGTTCCCCAGCGAGATATATGAGCACGCATTAACCATGGATCAGGTGCGAGTCTTAAAGATAATGGAGGAGTTCTATGAGAAGCCTAAGCCAGGCAAGAAGAAGGTCTTCGTGCTAATAGCTGACAGAGGGAGAGGGAAGAGCTGCGCCATCGGTATAGGGGCCGTTGGACTCATACACTTGCTCAGGAAGATAAAGCCTAAGCCAAGGATCCTCGTAACCGCGCCTGAACCAGGCAATATTCAATCATTGATGGCGCTGGCGATGAGGGTTCTCGATAAACTAGGCTACAGGTACGAGGTGATCAAGAGGGAGGGCTACGTCATAGAGTTGAGGAGCGATAAGTTCAGCATAGAGTACTGGGAGCCCCTCGCCATACCGAGGATTAACGGCGACGTTGTCATAGTGGATGAGGCGGCTGGTATACATGTACCCCTACTCTACAAGATCTGGGAGTCGCATAGACGCATTGTGTTCTCCTCGACGATACACGGCTATGAGGGGGCTGGGAGAGGGTTCTCCGTGAGGTTCCTCAAGAAGATAAAGAGCGATGAGAACACGATCCTATACGAGTACGAGATGACGGAGCCCATAAGGTACAACTACGGTGACCCAATTGAGGAATGGCAGTTTAAGACCCTGCTCCTCGACGCTGAGCCAGCTGATCTAAGCGAGGAGGATCTCAGGGATATTGAGGCAGGCAACCTCACCTATGTGAAGTATGAGCCGGAGGAGTTGTTCAGCAGGGAGGACGAGCTTAGACAGCTCTTCGGAATATATGTTCTCGCACACTACCGGAATGAGCCAGACGACCTTGGAATGATAGCTGATGCACCCCACCACACTGTGAGAGCCGTGAAGACGAGCAGTGGTAGAATAGTGTGCGCTGTCCAGATAGCCCGCGAGGGCCCAATAGATGATGAGACAGCCCTGGAACTCCTCAAGGGCTCGAAGATCCCTGGAAACATTATACCGGATAGATTCCTCAAGCACCTTAGGTACATGGATTTCGCTAAGACCACTGGGTGGCGTATAGTCAGGATAGCTACTCATCCAGCCGTCCAGGGAAAGGGGATTGGAAGCTGGGTTCTCGGCAAGATAAAGGAGGAGGCGGCGGAGCTAGGGTTAGACTGGGTGGGCTCAGGCTTCGGCGTCAACGAGCAACTACTAAGGTTCTGGGTTAAGAACGGCTATGTACCGGTGCATATAAGCCCGGATAGGAACCCTGTGAGCGGCGAGTACACGGTACTAGTCATCCAGCCCATAAGTGAAGTAGCCTTGAAGCTTGTTGAAAAAGCTAGAGGAGAGTTCAAGCTTAAGATGCTTAACAGCATACCAGTCAACTACAGGGAGATGGAGCCCGAGATAGCCTTAATGTTCCTGGACAGTGAACCCTATGTTTACCGTGAGAAGCCGTTGCACTTGTTCACCCCGGTGACCCTGGACCGTCTATGGACATACTGCCAGGGACCAATGACCTTTGAAGCCGCCGCTGACATAATGTTCAAGCTAGCCAGGATCCACTGGTTGATAAGCCCGGAGTCCAGGCCGAAGCTGACGCGGCTGCAGGAGGTTGTCTTGCTGGCGAAGGCTCTCCAGGGATTAACCTGGGATGAGCTACACGGTGTTACACGGGTCCCCGTAAAGGAGCTTCAGAAGGAGGGGCATGAGATAGCCTGCACTTACTTCAAGTATCTCACCGGGTTGAATCCGGACGAGTACACCCCTGGCGTCAGGGATTACTCATATGGTTTCAGCGAGCTCAGCTTCTAG
- a CDS encoding HAD family hydrolase, giving the protein MRIRLVVMDYDLSMVYNLSDFYEAYSGALKSYGGGFISFDEFLNLLNEDRLSERIPGGVREEEFWLLFRRIYVSRHPIPMDGVVDLLRLLKSLPVKIAVVSGRETSGEYIWRDLRMLGLDEYVDEVYTVSDLQRLNGLEEYLFDKSWIISYILRKHGVAPCNALCIGDFTTDLLSCRKLGIPFIGVNKDEYRGMLLKKRGAAIVVKNLFEVVQWIPELEKDSTC; this is encoded by the coding sequence ATGCGTATAAGGCTCGTTGTAATGGACTACGATCTCTCAATGGTGTACAATCTCTCAGACTTCTACGAGGCTTACTCCGGGGCGTTGAAGAGCTATGGAGGCGGCTTCATATCGTTCGACGAGTTCCTCAACCTTCTAAACGAGGACAGGCTCTCAGAGCGTATCCCGGGAGGCGTCAGGGAGGAGGAATTCTGGTTGTTGTTCAGGAGGATATACGTGTCAAGGCACCCTATACCAATGGATGGAGTAGTAGACCTGTTAAGGCTGCTTAAGAGTCTCCCGGTGAAGATAGCCGTGGTCTCAGGGCGTGAAACCAGTGGCGAGTACATCTGGAGGGATCTAAGGATGCTTGGGCTGGACGAATACGTTGACGAAGTGTACACTGTGAGCGACCTCCAGAGGTTGAACGGTTTAGAGGAGTACTTGTTCGACAAGTCATGGATTATATCGTACATCCTGAGGAAGCACGGGGTCGCCCCCTGCAACGCGCTCTGCATAGGGGACTTCACAACAGACCTGCTGAGCTGCAGGAAGCTGGGGATCCCGTTCATAGGTGTTAACAAGGATGAGTACAGGGGCATGTTGCTGAAGAAGAGGGGAGCTGCCATCGTTGTTAAAAACCTGTTTGAAGTGGTTCAGTGGATACCTGAGCTGGAGAAGGACTCTACGTGCTAA